In Labilibaculum sp. DW002, one DNA window encodes the following:
- a CDS encoding BatD family protein, with protein sequence MKKIFLSLLTLILISTSVFADGIKFTASAPNVVELGEQFRLTYSLNSKGKNIQLPALDGFRVLMGPSTSSNMSTQIINGKVTSSSSYSYTYVLLAEKEGKFNIKPASISVKGDKVSSNTLTIEVVKVNKTQQGSGNNQSKNAAASQKITQENLFVKVHLDRKSVYMGEHIVATIKVYTRLTIAGFGDSKFPSFDGFLSQEVPTPGQISLQRENVNGTIYNTGIIRKLILFPQHTGEITIDPFELECIVRQQRANKRSGFFDDFFDNYQDLRVPRKSKPIKIRVKDFPKSKPASFDGAVGKFNLTTTIDKDSVKANDAITMRVKVSGNGNLKLIKPLEFNFPADFEVYDPKTTQNLKSSEKGMSGSTTFEYLIIPRHGGEYEIPSVDFSFFDPKARIFRTRSTPKFNIKVAKGDGDASGTVISSFSKEKVKFIGKDIRFIKTNEFESQLKGEVFFGTTNFYLGYLIPFVLFILAFVFNRKRIKENADTIGQKNKRANRVAMKRLKAASASLKAKQKEQFYDEILKAIWGYTSDKLSLPLENLNKENISEILLDKGVEVELKDEFLSILDTCEFARYSPSAGSSEMDELYQTSMDTITKLEKNIK encoded by the coding sequence ATGAAGAAAATATTTCTCTCATTATTAACCCTTATCTTAATTAGTACATCGGTATTTGCTGATGGAATTAAATTTACCGCTTCGGCTCCTAATGTGGTTGAGCTCGGTGAACAATTTCGTCTTACCTACTCATTAAACTCTAAGGGAAAGAACATTCAACTACCTGCTCTTGATGGATTCAGAGTCCTTATGGGACCATCCACATCGAGTAATATGAGCACGCAGATTATTAATGGTAAGGTTACTTCCAGCTCTTCCTATTCGTACACTTACGTACTTTTAGCTGAGAAAGAAGGAAAGTTTAACATTAAACCTGCGAGCATCTCTGTAAAAGGAGATAAAGTTAGCTCTAATACGCTTACCATTGAGGTTGTTAAAGTAAATAAGACTCAGCAAGGATCCGGAAATAATCAATCGAAAAATGCAGCTGCTAGCCAGAAAATAACACAAGAAAATCTATTTGTTAAAGTCCATTTAGATCGAAAAAGTGTTTACATGGGCGAGCATATTGTTGCTACCATAAAAGTATATACTCGATTAACCATTGCTGGATTTGGTGATTCTAAATTTCCATCTTTCGATGGCTTTTTAAGTCAGGAAGTACCAACACCAGGACAAATATCTCTACAAAGAGAAAATGTAAATGGAACCATTTACAACACTGGAATCATTCGAAAATTAATTCTTTTCCCTCAACACACCGGAGAAATTACAATCGATCCTTTCGAATTAGAATGTATCGTTCGTCAGCAAAGAGCGAATAAAAGAAGTGGATTCTTCGATGATTTCTTTGATAATTACCAAGATCTTAGGGTTCCTCGTAAGAGTAAACCAATTAAAATTCGTGTAAAAGATTTCCCTAAAAGCAAGCCAGCAAGTTTTGATGGTGCGGTAGGAAAATTTAATTTAACGACGACAATCGATAAGGATTCGGTTAAGGCCAACGATGCAATTACCATGCGCGTAAAGGTATCTGGTAACGGAAACCTGAAACTAATAAAGCCATTAGAATTTAACTTTCCTGCCGACTTTGAGGTTTATGATCCAAAGACGACACAGAACCTAAAAAGTTCAGAAAAAGGGATGAGTGGCTCTACAACCTTCGAATATTTAATCATTCCACGTCATGGCGGCGAATATGAAATTCCATCGGTCGATTTTTCTTTCTTCGATCCTAAAGCTCGAATTTTCAGAACTAGATCTACACCAAAATTCAATATTAAAGTTGCAAAGGGTGATGGCGATGCTAGCGGAACGGTTATCAGTTCCTTTTCTAAGGAGAAGGTTAAATTCATTGGAAAAGACATTCGATTTATTAAAACCAATGAATTTGAATCACAGTTAAAAGGCGAAGTCTTTTTTGGAACAACAAATTTCTATTTGGGCTATTTGATTCCATTTGTGTTGTTCATTCTTGCTTTTGTATTCAATCGTAAACGCATAAAAGAAAATGCCGATACTATTGGACAAAAAAACAAACGAGCTAATAGAGTTGCAATGAAACGTTTAAAAGCAGCTTCGGCTAGCCTGAAAGCGAAACAAAAAGAACAATTCTACGACGAAATATTGAAAGCAATTTGGGGTTATACTTCCGACAAATTAAGCTTGCCTTTGGAAAATCTAAACAAAGAAAATATTTCGGAGATACTACTTGATAAAGGTGTTGAAGTTGAGCTGAAGGATGAATTCTTAAGCATTTTGGATACCTGCGAATTTGCAAGATACTCTCCATCGGCTGGATCTTCAGAAATGGATGAACTGTATCAAACATCGATGGATACCATTACGAAGTTGGAAAAAAACATTAAATAG
- a CDS encoding tetratricopeptide repeat protein — protein sequence MKKALQIILVLFISTQAWAQVNPITKANEMYQKGEYEKAIQAYQFVLDTHIEAPEIYFNLGNSFYKSGEISSAILNYERALLLSPDDKDIQYNLDLARKHVLDKFEVLPEIFVKRWFTGIRNSFSANLWAYISIGLFFLALLFASFYLYSNKAGLKKIGFFLALIAFGISLLTYSFASKKTDEITLREYAIIFSPSVTIKGSPDKSGTELFLLHEGTKVKVIDSLGDWRNIQLSDGNEGWLKKEDIEMI from the coding sequence ATGAAAAAAGCATTACAAATTATACTAGTTCTATTCATTAGCACTCAGGCTTGGGCTCAAGTAAACCCAATTACTAAGGCTAATGAAATGTATCAGAAAGGCGAATACGAGAAAGCAATTCAGGCTTATCAATTTGTTTTGGATACGCATATTGAAGCGCCTGAGATTTACTTTAATCTAGGTAATTCATTTTATAAATCAGGAGAAATTTCATCTGCTATTCTTAATTACGAACGTGCATTACTGCTTTCTCCAGATGACAAGGATATTCAATACAATCTTGACCTAGCCCGCAAACACGTATTGGATAAATTTGAAGTTCTACCAGAGATCTTTGTAAAAAGGTGGTTTACAGGAATCCGTAACAGTTTTTCGGCTAATTTATGGGCGTATATTTCAATTGGCTTATTCTTTTTAGCTCTTTTGTTTGCAAGCTTTTACTTGTACAGCAACAAAGCAGGCCTAAAAAAGATTGGATTCTTTTTAGCGCTTATAGCTTTCGGAATTAGTCTTCTTACCTATTCATTTGCATCTAAAAAAACAGATGAGATTACGCTTCGTGAATATGCCATCATATTTAGTCCAAGTGTTACGATTAAAGGTTCTCCAGACAAAAGCGGAACAGAATTATTTTTACTTCACGAAGGAACCAAAGTAAAGGTTATTGATTCCTTAGGAGATTGGCGTAACATTCAACTCAGCGATGGAAATGAAGGTTGGCTTAAAAAAGAAGATATTGAAATGATTTAA
- a CDS encoding aldose 1-epimerase family protein: MKYSIQNDQLAITVKETGAELCSIKSISTGQEFMWQADPNIWNAHAPNLFPVIGCLKENGFLHEGKEYPMTKHGFVRNNKDVKLHSKTKTSLCFVLKSNKNTKQLYPFDFEFYIHYILEGSKLIVKHDVINTGSNEMLFCLGGHPAFACPLKEEENYTDYYLEFEQKETANTWMIDGEGLIGKQGELVLNNSNRINLKPDLFAKDALIFKNLKSSFVVLKSTKSNFNLKFNLSEFPYLGLWAKPNAPYVCIEPWIGIADVSDSTREFSSKEEIKSLGSKETFTANYSIEINE; this comes from the coding sequence ATGAAATACAGCATACAGAACGACCAACTGGCAATTACAGTAAAAGAAACAGGAGCCGAATTGTGCAGTATAAAATCAATAAGTACTGGACAAGAATTCATGTGGCAGGCAGATCCTAATATCTGGAATGCTCATGCTCCCAACCTATTTCCTGTTATTGGCTGCCTAAAAGAGAATGGATTTCTACATGAAGGGAAAGAATATCCAATGACCAAACATGGTTTTGTCCGAAACAATAAGGATGTAAAACTTCATAGCAAAACAAAAACATCGCTTTGCTTCGTTTTAAAATCGAATAAAAACACGAAACAACTCTACCCTTTCGACTTTGAATTCTACATTCATTACATTCTTGAAGGAAGTAAATTAATCGTGAAACATGATGTTATAAACACAGGCTCCAACGAAATGTTGTTTTGTTTGGGTGGACATCCTGCTTTTGCATGTCCTTTAAAAGAGGAAGAAAATTACACTGATTACTATCTTGAATTTGAGCAAAAAGAAACTGCCAATACTTGGATGATTGATGGTGAAGGCTTAATAGGAAAACAAGGTGAACTTGTTTTAAACAATAGCAATCGAATTAATCTAAAGCCTGATTTATTTGCAAAGGATGCACTTATCTTCAAGAATCTAAAATCTTCTTTCGTTGTTTTAAAAAGCACAAAATCGAATTTCAACTTAAAATTTAATCTTAGTGAATTTCCTTATTTAGGTCTTTGGGCTAAACCAAATGCTCCTTATGTCTGCATCGAACCATGGATTGGAATTGCTGATGTTTCAGATTCCACGAGAGAGTTTTCAAGCAAAGAAGAGATAAAATCTCTCGGGTCAAAGGAAACCTTTACTGCAAACTACTCAATCGAAATAAACGAATAA
- a CDS encoding trans-sulfuration enzyme family protein, with amino-acid sequence MHLETLLAHLAEEGGVHDPYGASHLPIYQTATFDLKKQSGSKIYDYTRSDNPTRDALEMVFAKAENGASCSCTHTGIGAIALLFETVLKANSKILVEKDCYGGTYRLLQVYKDKYNVEVFFADFNDLDSIDVLMQTNKFDLVLCESPTNPGMKIIDLRQLAKIAKSNGAKFAVDNSLATFASQKPLELGADFSVFSATKYISGHGSTVAGALVSKSMEDGEKVAYYANAEGRSQNPFDVFLISLGVPTLPLRLKHHEQSATQVAKYLENHSKVKKLIYPGLESHSAHTLAKSQMKIFPGVITVHLQDVETAEKLVASTRWFGEKASFGTADSRIEIPAKISHASFSEEDLKAIGILPSTVRLSIGLEHIDDLLEDLEKGLK; translated from the coding sequence ATGCATTTAGAAACCCTACTTGCCCATTTGGCTGAAGAAGGTGGTGTTCATGATCCATACGGAGCTTCGCACCTACCCATTTACCAAACAGCAACATTCGATTTAAAAAAACAGTCAGGATCGAAAATATACGACTATACTCGTTCTGATAATCCAACAAGAGATGCTTTGGAAATGGTTTTTGCTAAAGCAGAGAACGGAGCAAGCTGTTCTTGCACTCACACAGGAATTGGAGCCATTGCCTTACTTTTTGAAACGGTATTAAAAGCCAATAGTAAAATATTGGTTGAAAAAGATTGCTACGGAGGTACCTATCGTCTTTTGCAAGTTTACAAAGACAAGTATAATGTTGAAGTTTTCTTTGCGGATTTTAATGATTTAGATAGCATTGATGTGTTGATGCAGACAAATAAATTTGATTTGGTATTGTGTGAATCTCCTACCAATCCAGGAATGAAGATCATTGACTTAAGACAGCTTGCCAAAATTGCCAAAAGCAATGGAGCCAAATTTGCAGTTGATAATAGTCTCGCGACATTTGCATCACAGAAACCTTTAGAATTAGGAGCTGATTTTTCGGTGTTTAGCGCCACAAAATACATCTCAGGGCATGGAAGTACAGTTGCAGGAGCATTGGTCTCTAAATCCATGGAAGATGGAGAAAAAGTGGCCTATTATGCCAATGCAGAAGGTCGTTCACAAAATCCATTTGATGTATTTCTAATATCACTAGGAGTTCCTACTCTTCCTTTGCGCCTAAAACATCATGAACAAAGTGCTACCCAAGTAGCTAAATATTTAGAGAATCATTCTAAAGTTAAAAAGCTTATTTATCCTGGTTTGGAAAGTCATTCTGCTCATACTCTTGCAAAATCTCAAATGAAAATTTTTCCTGGGGTTATAACAGTGCATCTTCAAGATGTAGAGACGGCTGAAAAATTGGTGGCATCAACTCGCTGGTTTGGTGAAAAAGCATCTTTCGGAACGGCTGATTCCCGTATTGAAATTCCCGCTAAAATCAGTCATGCGTCGTTCTCCGAAGAAGATCTGAAAGCAATTGGTATTCTGCCATCAACGGTTCGTCTATCCATTGGTTTAGAGCATATCGATGATTTGCTTGAGGATCTTGAAAAGGGTCTCAAATAA
- a CDS encoding PLP-dependent transferase codes for MTINPYRNIACGKSIPPNNVHAISVSLPTIQDVCSYEENKNNWRSCMETGYPRFFCHPYEIKVVAFFRSHFSISDEKYVFLFPSKHACQLVKRTFAIEFEEFELGGIFALSTDSNCSNFKNLCEFIQHTGYKVFSRQLENFLFQHQIIPQIQAEELLIEAPENHIKIELQKQFDLPDHRNIELFSSGMNAIYSLFSAIKKSQESNKASVFVQYGWLYTDTIDILRKYSKGYYEIISVYKESELEKVVKEYKGKIAAVFTETPTNPSLHTPDLPLIHSILKAQNIPLVVDGTIGSCVNLNYLPYCDFAVESLTKFASGMADVMAGTVVSNPNSKWVQNNEINLTSYQDKLYTKDLQRLAIQIGNFEQRVRAIRNNAFQLAQFFESHPAINKVNWSHNEYNKQNYSKLEKEKSSYSGLISIEFDHPIQKFYDTLDLPKGPSLGTEFTLVMPYFYLAHYEEINCSDGRRLLKEKNINWELVRISVGTEPIEELITVFEKALKAI; via the coding sequence ATGACAATAAATCCATATCGAAATATAGCTTGTGGAAAATCCATTCCTCCGAACAATGTTCATGCTATTTCTGTTAGTCTTCCAACAATTCAGGACGTTTGTTCCTATGAAGAAAACAAAAATAATTGGCGCTCTTGTATGGAAACAGGCTATCCTCGATTTTTCTGTCATCCGTATGAAATAAAAGTTGTTGCTTTTTTCAGATCTCATTTTTCAATTAGCGATGAAAAGTACGTTTTTCTATTTCCTTCTAAGCATGCCTGTCAACTTGTAAAAAGAACTTTTGCTATTGAATTCGAAGAATTTGAATTGGGTGGAATATTTGCTTTAAGCACTGATTCAAATTGCTCCAACTTTAAAAACCTTTGTGAGTTTATTCAACACACTGGCTACAAAGTTTTCTCACGACAATTAGAAAATTTTCTGTTTCAGCATCAAATCATTCCGCAAATACAAGCAGAGGAATTGTTAATAGAAGCACCTGAAAATCATATAAAAATTGAACTTCAGAAGCAATTTGACTTACCTGACCATCGGAATATCGAACTCTTTTCCAGTGGCATGAATGCCATTTATTCTTTATTTTCTGCAATCAAGAAAAGTCAGGAGAGTAATAAAGCATCTGTTTTTGTTCAGTATGGTTGGTTGTACACCGATACGATCGATATCCTAAGGAAATATAGTAAAGGATATTATGAAATTATCTCGGTATATAAGGAGAGCGAATTGGAAAAAGTAGTGAAAGAATACAAAGGGAAAATTGCGGCCGTATTTACCGAAACACCAACAAATCCATCTCTTCACACGCCAGATCTGCCATTAATCCATTCAATTCTTAAGGCACAAAACATTCCTTTGGTAGTTGATGGAACAATTGGTAGCTGTGTAAATCTTAACTACCTTCCCTATTGTGATTTTGCTGTTGAAAGCCTTACCAAATTTGCATCTGGAATGGCCGATGTAATGGCAGGCACCGTTGTTTCAAATCCTAATTCAAAATGGGTTCAAAACAACGAAATAAACCTTACAAGCTATCAAGATAAGCTATACACTAAAGACCTACAAAGGCTTGCGATTCAAATCGGAAATTTTGAACAAAGAGTTCGTGCAATTCGAAACAATGCTTTTCAACTGGCTCAATTCTTTGAATCACATCCGGCAATAAATAAAGTGAACTGGTCTCACAATGAATACAATAAGCAGAACTATTCAAAATTAGAAAAAGAGAAGAGCAGTTATTCTGGCTTAATTTCAATTGAATTTGATCATCCAATTCAAAAATTCTATGATACTTTGGATTTACCTAAAGGACCAAGTTTGGGAACGGAATTCACCTTAGTAATGCCTTACTTTTATTTGGCTCATTACGAAGAAATTAATTGTTCAGATGGAAGAAGGTTGCTAAAAGAAAAAAATATTAACTGGGAACTGGTAAGGATCTCAGTAGGAACTGAACCTATTGAAGAATTAATAACTGTCTTTGAAAAGGCACTTAAAGCGATATAA
- a CDS encoding alkene reductase, with protein MTKNALLTPFTIGDIELKNRMIMAPMTRNRAGEGNVPSKLMAKYYEQRAGAGLIITEASQISPQGMGYPATPGIYSKEQVDGWKQVTDAVHAKGGKIYIQLWHVGRISHPDFHEGALPVAPSAVKPAGQAFTYEGLKDFVTPRALEVEEIKQIVQDYKHATQNALDAGFDGVEIHAANGYLIDQFLVDKTNLRTDEYGGWVENRGRFLFEVLDAILQVCDSSKVGIRLSPSGLFNDMGDSNPSAIFDYVIEKLNAYDLAYLHLIEPLMPVDELPQMKKNVGDYYGKQYKGVRMVNGGFTKETGHEAVSSNKAELVSFGVPYLANPDLEKRFEKDVELNTADQETFYGGNEVGYTDYPFSNS; from the coding sequence CAAGAAATAGAGCAGGAGAAGGAAATGTTCCAAGCAAATTGATGGCAAAATATTACGAACAACGTGCTGGTGCAGGATTAATCATTACTGAAGCAAGTCAAATATCTCCGCAAGGAATGGGTTATCCGGCAACTCCAGGAATTTATAGTAAGGAACAAGTTGATGGATGGAAACAGGTTACAGATGCAGTTCATGCAAAAGGAGGAAAAATATACATTCAGCTTTGGCATGTTGGAAGAATTTCTCATCCAGATTTTCATGAGGGAGCTTTGCCGGTAGCACCTTCGGCGGTTAAGCCAGCAGGACAAGCTTTTACCTATGAGGGTTTGAAAGATTTTGTAACACCAAGAGCTTTGGAGGTCGAAGAAATCAAGCAGATCGTTCAGGATTATAAACATGCCACACAAAATGCATTAGATGCAGGTTTTGATGGTGTTGAAATTCATGCTGCAAACGGATATTTAATTGATCAGTTTTTGGTTGATAAAACCAACCTAAGAACAGATGAATATGGCGGTTGGGTTGAGAATCGAGGACGATTTTTATTTGAGGTTTTAGATGCAATATTACAGGTGTGTGATTCAAGTAAAGTTGGAATTCGTTTGTCGCCGAGTGGTTTATTTAATGATATGGGTGACTCGAATCCAAGCGCTATTTTTGATTATGTAATTGAAAAATTAAATGCTTATGATTTGGCTTATTTGCATTTGATTGAACCTTTAATGCCTGTTGATGAATTGCCGCAAATGAAAAAGAATGTGGGCGATTATTACGGGAAGCAATACAAAGGGGTTCGAATGGTGAATGGTGGATTTACAAAAGAAACGGGACACGAAGCGGTTAGTTCCAATAAGGCCGAGTTGGTTTCTTTTGGAGTTCCTTACCTAGCAAATCCAGATTTAGAAAAACGATTTGAGAAGGACGTAGAATTAAATACTGCGGATCAGGAAACTTTTTATGGAGGCAATGAAGTAGGTTACACCGATTATCCTTTTTCAAACTCTTAA